ACCTCAGTCATTCAGCAGCCATTTTCTGCTTCTGGATCAAATGAACAAGAATGTTGCAAGGAAGAAACAAAAGCAAAGAAAGCACAAAACTTGGAGGACTCATCAAAGTCTGAAACTGCAGGTCAGAACACCAATAGTTACTGCAGCACCCCACCCAGTAAGGAATCTAATAAGCTCCTTCATCCCCCTGTAGATGTTGCTTCCGATATAGAAAAGACCAGCAGTGCCAAAGGCAACAGAGAAGCCACTAGCAACCTGCCATATCTTTTGCAAATTTCCTCAAATCCCTTGTCCTCACCACCAAGACACCAGTCATTCTCGCAGGCTGTTGATGGTTTCAGAGCATATGGTTTCAGTGACACCATGGATGGACAAAAAATTATCTCCCATCCTACACCTCATAATCCATTCCATACAGTATCAGCGTTTTCTAAAACCACACCATCTTCTAACAAGTCACATATGTTTCCACAGAGTTTACCTCCTCATGAAAGACTTGACTGGACTCCTGACAGACAAAGGCTAAGAGGTATGGACAGGCATGTTCCTCAGAGACTTTCTGAAGAGAAGTGTAAATCCCAATCTTCAATTGATATTCTGCCTAGTCGGCATCACATATCTCCACAGCACTCTTATCCCAGTTCACACTTTGACATGAAAATGTGGGATACTTATCCTGAAAGAGAAGGGGCTGGACAATCCACTGTAGTCCCTTGTGAGCATGTTGGTTCTCAACCAGTCACAAATGCTGGCCCCAAACTGGGAGAAGAGAACATTTTAGATAAGAGTGCAGAAATCACAGCCAAATCTTTCCACTCATTGGCTCCAGTTGATGTGTTTAGCCCTGCTGGGCACACTGGTAAGACTACCCAAGGGAATCAGCAGGGGCAGAGAGTAACAAAAACTGGAACGTCGGCTGAAACCAACCCTTTAATCATGAGAAGGAGAGTTAGATCTTTTATTTCTCCTATTCCAGCTAAGAGACAGAATCAGGATGTTTCAGGTCAGCGACCAGGATCAGCTTATCACTCCCCACTATCTCAATCCCACTCTGATTCGAGACTTGCAACCAACAATTGCACTGGCAGTACTAATTCTCAGCCAAAATTGCCTTCTCCTAAAACACAGCATTCTATACACAGCACTAATTCACCTCCTCAGTCCAAAGCAAAGTTTATTTCCCCAAGAAAGGGTCATGGTTTAAAACTTGAGGCAATTGTGCGAAAAATTACtcccagtgtaaaaaaaaatgaattcaacAATAGTCAAGTGGGATCTGACTTTTCAGAAGTATCTCATTACGCCTCTGACATAGCAGACCCTGAGGGTGGTACATCTTTTTCTAGTGTTTCTCAAGGAGAGGAGACCTGCTTATCTTACCTTGATGATTCTCCTACTTTAGATGATCTTATGCCATACAGAGTAGTTGAAGATGCGTTCTCCTGTGATTCTCAGACCCTCAAACCAGGTACAACAGCTTCTAGCACTAGTGCCCTCAGGAGTTTGCCAAAAGATTTTGACTTTGTTTTAGGTGCTGCTGGATCTTCAGGGTCATTGGGTGAAAGTGATAAGGATGATTTTACTTTGTTAGGACCCCTTCCACCAGCTCCGCCATTACCTTGTCCTGTACAGGGATCCCCTCCTCCATCTTCTTCTGCATTGTCTGACATACAGCAGTTCACAAACACTTATCAACAGCTGGAAACACGACGAGGTGAGCAGTCGGCTGCTAACTTACTGAGGCAGAAACTAGAAGAGACTGGCATGGGCTTTGATGATTACCCAGGTGGGGATTACTATGGGACCACCACTGGCCACAGTCAGAGCCCTGGGCACCACCTTCTGTCCAGAGCTGCTCAGCACCAGATGACTTCTCTCAGGTCAACCAGTTCAGAGCCTAAAACATCAGAAAACACTGTCCCAAAAGGTTATTTTCCATCAGGTAAGAAAAAAGGTCGCCCAGTAGGAAGTGTGAATAAGCAGAAACGTGCACAAGCACAAATTCATAATGCAGCAACAAGCATACCTGTGGACTCTCTTCCCTCACCCACAGCTGAACCTCAGTCTGTCCCAGCACCAGACACTGCAAGTGAAGTGCTCCAAGTATCAGCACCTCTGGACCAGAAACCCTGTCCATCTTTGTCACCTCCTGCTCAAACCCAGGTGGTGAAAGTGGACGTAGAGAGCGAGGAGATCCAGCCAGAGTCAGATGTGAAGCCTGCCAGACATAGACCGAAAAAGGGGAAAGAGGGCAATGAGACTCCTGGCGATCAGAGAAGGAGAAGAAGAGGGATGGCTTCCAAGGAGAAGCTGGACACCCAGGCAAGCAGCAGGGGAAATATCAGCCCATATGGAATATTATCAGATGCCAGGAGTAACTTATTTGCTCCTTACATACATGTGGAGAAAAAGATAGCAGAGATTGGGGCTGTATGTACAATCATTAACGCAGATGATGAAAAATCAAAAGGTGGAGGCAAAACTGGTCACTTAGGGGTTGATGGCCAATTAAATACTCCTCTGTCATCTCAACATGtgagaaatgaaaatgaaagaacaaaagaaaactgGGTTTCAGAGCCTGTTGATTCTGCCTTGCAGTCAGGGAAGACACTTCCTACATCTGAATATGTTCTGTCAGGGCCTGTGTTATCAGAGACTGGACATACTGGTCGCCTCCTATGCTGCCTTTGCCAGAAATGGGCCAACTACAAACATCTCGGGGATCTTTATGGTCCTTTTTACCCAGCTGAGTATGCGGCCAAGCTCCCTAAGAATCAACCTCAAGTCCGACAAACCTTGTCCAACCATGGGGCATCTACAACAGGTTTCAGTATGACATCCGTTCCAATAGAAACTACTCCCCAGGATACAAGATTTCAGGACTCTCAGAATATCAAGTCATCTACAGATAGTGATTGCACAGTAAGTCAGGCGACAAACTCAACATCTCCAGCCACCACCATTGGCACTGTCTCGCCCAGCATGGGTGAAGAAATGCCTTTCCAGAATGTTAAGATGAGCAGCTCCGCCTCAAAGGTAACGGCTCACACCTGGGATCTGGCTGGAGAACTGACAAGCGGGCTGGGCACATCAAAAGCTCAAGAACTGAATGGTGAAATTGTTTTGAAGAAGTTGCATGTCGAAAATACACAGCAAAGGCCCCAGCACAGAAAACTGACATCCCATCCACGCTTCAAACGCAGACATAAGTCCAGTGAGGATTTACCTCGAACTGTCCCCATCAACAGCAAAGCATCCCTGCCCTTCCAGCCTCCCCCACCCAGCCTGGACTCTCTGGATCCCATGGCCCAAATGGCCCAGCTCCCACTTGTGCCTCTGGACCCCGAGGAGCTGTGGGTGCATGAGGGCTGCATCGTTTGGACCAGTGGTGTGTACCTGGTCAATGGGAGACTGTATGGCCTTCAGGAGGCACTAGATGGTGCTAGAGATACAGTAAGTGGAAAGTGCTGCAGTTTGTTGGCTTGCTGTATTGTGTGAAAATATGTGACTTATGTTAAGTATACAgaaattgttgtttgttttatttgtaatatttctgaCATTTGCACTCTTCAGAGCTGCTCTCATTGTGAGATGGTGGGCTCCACACTTGGCTGCTACAGTAAAGGCTGCACGCTGAGCTACCACTACCTTTGTGCCATAGAAGCAGGTGAGACGTGACACCACCTCGGCTTGCACTTGTTCTATTAAAGCAAAATCCACATGAATATTTGAGATCAAAGGAGTGGCTGACGTGCTAAATCATTTGGTTTTTAACCTCAATCTAGGTTGCTCTCTAAATGAAGACAACTTTTCTCTGaggtgtccaaagcacaaggtaAGAgaataaaggcccgttcacaccacaactataacgataaaggcacagagaaacgacatcgttggaatcactttcagaaccattttttttttctgatgaacgataaaaacattgccaaccaatcagaatcaatcctgctgtaatgagctcgagaatttaaagcagcagacgcgcgtccgcttagaatacacacacaatatcgttcgctggtgtggacgctaatatcgttatctttatagttatctttatagttatcgttcttggtgtgaatgggccttaagaCTTCACATCTAATATGGAAATGTTAAGAGGCACCAAGatagatatttggaagaataagGTATATCATAGCTTCTATGAGACAGACGCAGTAGAAAAACAAGTCCAAGTACTGACACATGATCCTGATGAGAAGTTTCCATCCTCTTGGTTCTTCTGCTGGTGTGTATCttcttgtttgtctgttttgtgttAGTTCTTAATGAGTCCCTGTTCGTTGTCAGCAGTCTGCCTACACACTGTTCTTCAAAAAAATCCTGCGCATTCTTTGGGTTTCCAGAATGTTCTGCACATTTGAAATCTTGCCATCAGTGACTATGATTTTGAGATTCATCTGTTCACACTGAGGGACTCAAACTATTGCAAAAGGAGCAAACATTCGCTAAAGCTAAGGAAGGGAACACATTAAATGAACTGCTTTACACTTGAGTTTAAATATGTAGAGGCCTAGGTGTGACTGTTTTACTGGTGTACTGATGTACTgggttgcactttttttttttttttaaacctattaACTAGAGTAAAACTTCTCCTATTCCAGTGCTCAAATATGTGGAAGtaaatttttaaaattattgtaTGTTGATCATTTTAGTTAAATGTTAAGTTCTAACAGTCTGTGGGCACAGCAGTGTTTGCTTAGAGTCAGATTTACATGAAAGTGTGTGTTCTGTAGTTTCCTAAAACTTCATAgtttaacctcttagcctgcaccctgACGCTCTCGTCCTGAAAGCCTcaatctatgtatcattataaagatctaagcctcaagcatcgacaacagatcgctgtttttcaatggaaagcttataaagactgtatttgctacatttgtgtaagcagtacacatacaaacatgagcgatgaaaacgctgtacataccagatccgtcgtaataacgagtcataaacacatctgcagctgtaaatcccagtttagttaggaaggtaagggtccactgaacgatatctcatggagcacgtttagtgattaactcacggtcggaaactgcgtcttggtagtaaaaacacggcacggttttgcagcgtacagtgtcacaaacagaatgagatgatccaaAAATAATTGAAGAAAGATAGGcggaagatagtttatttgaattctggcgctccctcgtgacgcgctctgacgcacctgtcagctgatggaggcagaacttacagcgatcgcatttttctttgttttatttttcaacagtttttatatatgtgagagtgtgttttatgttgaatgtgaatgtatctgcatgattaccatctgtttgactgcaaatcagcccaaatcagctcgctattactgaatggtcacggctatcaaagtgaacgcgtctatatgaatagagagagtggattatttacttcggcacatttgtgttattaccatctgtataagtggccatcagcacatcagcacttatttgcatcgtaattcattgtaaaatatgcatctctagcaatctcaggatgttatgtaattggcaaacaaagttcaatctttgttttatttttcttatttttcttactcaaattattcttattgtatttttctagtgctcaaataaatcatttatatgatgtctaagtttatgtctagtgttttataattgaaaaaaactatgcagtggtatgtttaatgactaaatagtttgtagaagccttcaatactattgggaaatatattttcttatatttggggggtggggggtgtagacatagtctcagaaaaatatttgcaggagtctcattcttcatgatatcttattcagatttgaaatagaaactcatgagacatgtggctttcaacccattacttttctagattgctccaggactcatttcatgtatttttatatcaaataaaaaatatttaagtgtggtaaaaaaaaattcaaggcatttcagtgtttataacttttaatatttttgagcattatcaaatctggttgataaaaaggaaagcccaaagggtcttctttctaaagacaccacaattatgtttgtaacacactgaagtaggaaactgttacaattataaatttgagagagcactttcagctgcgagtcccataatgggggggggggggggctggctaacaggttaaactgCATAGTGTATAAAGTTCTACAGTGCTTGACATGACAGATTCTGTTATTATTGCCTCTTCCATAGGTAGGTGTTTTCTGCTAGTTGTGTGTGGTTGTGTTCACATGTGTTCTGCTTCAACAGAGCAACAGAATTGGGAAGCCTGGAGCAGCGTATCTGGAGCAGTCGGAGAGAGGATGAACATACACTCCACAGTCCCGCACAGATCAGACGTGAGTGTGCTCTTTCTGCAGGTTCTGATGCTGCTCTTTGACTTCTGTAATGACAAGCCTGTGCTTCGCTCCAGCAGAGATCACGCCTGACTGTGTGAGATCCAGCCCAAGAGGGACGCCATCATGCTTCCAGATGGAGTTTCCATGGTGACCGATGGATACATTTTGGAATGTAAAGTTCAAAGACTTTCTCTAAAGAACACTAAAACTGCTATGAAAGAGGTTTTCATTTATCACCTGTGCTGTGGGGAAAGGTGTCATCACCACAGGAGGAAAGGATCGGAGCAGAAGACCTTCCTCTGAGATGAAGAAACGCTAACTGCCTTTCGAAACACGGATTCAGTTCACAGAGATGACTTTGACTTCTGAGTCCACCGTTGTCATCTGTTACCTTTGTTCATTCCTTCTAGTACAAACTGTGTCGTGGAGCTCTGCATTGGGAACAAGAGAACTGAATGAGAGCAGGGGACCATgtggaaagaaaagagagagaggcagTGTATTTACACCAgttatatgtagtattttatcATATCTCGTATTATCCTTATTTTAAACATCACTATTGTTTTAATCAGTATTTTACACTTAGATTGAGACAGAATTCTGAGCGTTAGATGGATTGTCCGTATCACTGATCTGACGCAGGACCAGCCATTATGACATCACTGAACGCACTcgatgacatcatcatcatcatcgcgtGGAATGGAAGTCCAGTTGCCACAGAGACATTGTTGTCATGGAGATGCAGATGTATTGCCTTCGAAGGTGTgcctgtttgtgtgtgaatgaggTTTGCTTGTTTGTGTCTGGTTTTGCTCCTTTGATAAGTGTTCTTATTTTCCACCTCCAAGGGTTTTGTGCTATAGATGAGGGAAAGGACAACCAAATGCACATGGCTTATTTTTGACAGGAAAAAAGCATACAGATGGACTGCATCAGGAGCTGTGCTGGGTCTGACCTGGACTCCTGTTTTCCTGGGTTTACCGTACGCTTGTGAAGGAGCTGATCTGTCCTTCTTTTGACGGGCGACAGAGACAAACATTCAGGCCTGAGTGAAAAACTCCATCGACAGAACAATcgctgtcatttaaaaaaaaaaaagtcttttaaaGATAAAAATGCGAAGAAAAGAATCACCATATGAAAACATGTACTAGAAAACTGTCAATATGCTTCTGACTCATGAATACAGTTAAACAATGGAGAATCTCTGGTCTTTCTCATTGCGGTGTCTCTCTCTGGCTGTTCTTCTCTACTCTTACTGTGTTTGCAGTAAACGGCACACATGCTGTTCTGTGGACATATAATACCTGTGGCTCATACCTGCAAACActgaacaattattattaaaaacttggATACAAAAGACAAAATATGAGGTTTATCCTCAGAAAAATATGGTCATTTTACAGCTGGGGATGTTATACACCTTGGAGTTCAGAACGACATTGCTACCTAACAACATGTGTCTTATTCTAATATCAGAATTGAAGAACTGCTGATTACaagaagtttttattatttataagagCTGAAGGAGAATCCGGGGTTGTTTTGATCACTGCCACGTCGTCTGGCTGATCTTTCTCCATTGGCAGACATTCAGAAGTAGCCGTGTGTTTTCATGTAAATATATCTGAGATGTTTTATCAGTCATTCTGTCTTAGAGGGTCTTAAACATCAAATGGTTTTCTATTTGTCTTTGGCATCACTGGTGAGCAAGACTGCCAAACTACTGCTGTCTGCATGTCTGTtaatctgaagtgtgtgtgtgtgtgtgtgtgtgtgtgtgtccagttaATTGGTCATCATGACGTCATCTTCCTGCAGCTCTGGAGTCATTACTCACATGAACATATAGGTTCAGATGATTGGTTTAAAACAGCGTGGAAGTAGAAC
The sequence above is a segment of the Carassius carassius chromosome 9, fCarCar2.1, whole genome shotgun sequence genome. Coding sequences within it:
- the tcf20 gene encoding transcription factor 20 gives rise to the protein MQNFPNSPVPLHLGFSRAGSVVGSPYQAHPSDLQISPRNSEDYATRQQAQPNLQSHGQHLHPRSQQHLLHAPPVHGYGSRRAAGELTQGNTHSGGGNSYRKDSVDYYFSVSGRERSRRGGAAYGAGFRYSNVDGHAPNQYHLSGSGSSSGMISPYSMDYGSSCVSAVGSSNSSGPGSFSPSQQYSLAHTASVQSGAQMHQRQHGQKYPSHQGLHQGQHHRTLHYTLSGNRIPPQFGHYAPLNATSGSTGIYNSPPQRYDVSSSSTDAKMNNSPTQSNPNTHTSSSASNSYENMGQSYTSSAYSPQSQPLHKHAPHSQRPSQLSTGAVYDPSLKMQHQGHLHTKQPHSSVSSSPALPSHPSQDLAKSPMHSQSQQAHIHQNFSPISNPSPAPSGVQSPSCSSSSSPLMGSSEGNSANTYLQPSSHPSVPNAHSSQSHGHLLQAVPQLSPTPNSNSSNSSCGSGIGTKAAVLNHSAGIGHVAMGQNRMGLGLQGGPEEDGSLYPHDKLSQDPGLNSLNALTSQVENLPNTVQHMLLTDTVLPLKKSRDSAHHLQMQQGSQSLSGNQNKSGNSSASGQTLVNEESSEMLETKGHQQVEHKRIRQGNGTSNESELQSYPSSQSRMPSEPSQQGLDLQVNTGVISTASKQPSTRDSQSKTKETLIATSCSPPSVHPSAELSPKQPVYPPASPSPIHSAQPNCVVKKDLCDNDESGIKGQKIKMIKDEECEVENAGPTCDRENSENRRSVPPTKDETETDAQHFEKPSKNVNLSEQHNFGGIGVIVSARSEVNTESGKHTGARSPHYGVSHFSNKHSNPEDQRNVNVLRETRNHNGEGEMCMETYVSQYFSPKQEFGQSSQPSIRSHLASFKYSNPEVHYNAAKSKGKLGLGSSMGTNRCQNYQLQASYGSIGRKEIGVFAMEGGRAIVSRSQDSSSQFQQSFPSLLQEVLQGHHLDRRYGRPDQTSSVHQQPQDTYQHRYQTRLPYSMIENLSSHAMGSQTLKSGLNIKFNQLASGKPPNSSQNQGPDNDIVLDPPHPSWDSEAHKPNVTHGISLEKGKTSLSPNQSSHLQQSLDLTTGAPSEHINLADYSLQHKKTPRYDTSSSAVEQLLLQEAEPLACGVGPISYTQSQTSSGRCSVICDVSPSRRTTPERERGHSGTSVIQQPFSASGSNEQECCKEETKAKKAQNLEDSSKSETAGQNTNSYCSTPPSKESNKLLHPPVDVASDIEKTSSAKGNREATSNLPYLLQISSNPLSSPPRHQSFSQAVDGFRAYGFSDTMDGQKIISHPTPHNPFHTVSAFSKTTPSSNKSHMFPQSLPPHERLDWTPDRQRLRGMDRHVPQRLSEEKCKSQSSIDILPSRHHISPQHSYPSSHFDMKMWDTYPEREGAGQSTVVPCEHVGSQPVTNAGPKLGEENILDKSAEITAKSFHSLAPVDVFSPAGHTGKTTQGNQQGQRVTKTGTSAETNPLIMRRRVRSFISPIPAKRQNQDVSGQRPGSAYHSPLSQSHSDSRLATNNCTGSTNSQPKLPSPKTQHSIHSTNSPPQSKAKFISPRKGHGLKLEAIVRKITPSVKKNEFNNSQVGSDFSEVSHYASDIADPEGGTSFSSVSQGEETCLSYLDDSPTLDDLMPYRVVEDAFSCDSQTLKPGTTASSTSALRSLPKDFDFVLGAAGSSGSLGESDKDDFTLLGPLPPAPPLPCPVQGSPPPSSSALSDIQQFTNTYQQLETRRGEQSAANLLRQKLEETGMGFDDYPGGDYYGTTTGHSQSPGHHLLSRAAQHQMTSLRSTSSEPKTSENTVPKGYFPSGKKKGRPVGSVNKQKRAQAQIHNAATSIPVDSLPSPTAEPQSVPAPDTASEVLQVSAPLDQKPCPSLSPPAQTQVVKVDVESEEIQPESDVKPARHRPKKGKEGNETPGDQRRRRRGMASKEKLDTQASSRGNISPYGILSDARSNLFAPYIHVEKKIAEIGAVCTIINADDEKSKGGGKTGHLGVDGQLNTPLSSQHVRNENERTKENWVSEPVDSALQSGKTLPTSEYVLSGPVLSETGHTGRLLCCLCQKWANYKHLGDLYGPFYPAEYAAKLPKNQPQVRQTLSNHGASTTGFSMTSVPIETTPQDTRFQDSQNIKSSTDSDCTVSQATNSTSPATTIGTVSPSMGEEMPFQNVKMSSSASKVTAHTWDLAGELTSGLGTSKAQELNGEIVLKKLHVENTQQRPQHRKLTSHPRFKRRHKSSEDLPRTVPINSKASLPFQPPPPSLDSLDPMAQMAQLPLVPLDPEELWVHEGCIVWTSGVYLVNGRLYGLQEALDGARDTSCSHCEMVGSTLGCYSKGCTLSYHYLCAIEAGCSLNEDNFSLRCPKHKSNRIGKPGAAYLEQSERG